A window of the Brassica napus cultivar Da-Ae chromosome C5, Da-Ae, whole genome shotgun sequence genome harbors these coding sequences:
- the LOC106397871 gene encoding beta-glucosidase 11 isoform X1, with protein MCISVLSLPKFLLGFNFLRLYSSNETTEMKLLNNNSLIVLLLLLILAFTEVSSLEEGYSRDDFPPGFVFGSGTSAYQVEGAAEEDGRTRSIWDVFAHTGHSGGATGDVACDQYHKYKEDVKLMVDIGLDAYRFSISWSRLLPSGRGPVNPKGLQYYNNLIDELITHGIQPHVTLHHFDLPQVLEDEYGGWLSRESVRDFTAYADTCFKEFGDRVLHWTTLNELNVFALGGYDQGVTPPGRCSLPFGLNCTEGNSSTEPYIAVHNMLLAHASATNLYKKQYQHKQHGSVGLSIYTYGAAPLRNSTEDKQATARLNDFFIGWVLHPLVFGDYPETMKTNVGSRLPAFTEDESEQVKGAIDFVGVINYMALYVKDNSSSLKQSLHDFNIDMAVELTLVENTSFNNEYANTPWSLQQVLLYIKENYGNPPIYIAENGQMTPQSSSLEDTSRIQYLSSHIEAVLHSLSRKGANVRGYFQWSLMDLYEVFGGYNMSYGLYYVDFKDPYLKRYPKLSAHWYSSFLGGTLHHRSHALSSAI; from the exons ATGTGTATATCTGTCCTTTCCTTACCAAAGTTTCTACTAGGTTTTAATTTTCTTCGTCTGTACAGCAGCAACGAGACCACAGAGATGAAGCTATTGAACAATAATAGTCTCATCGTTCTCCTTCTTTTGCTGATTTTGGCATTTACCGAAGTATCATCCCTTGAAGAAGGGTACAGCAGAGATGATTTCCCTCCAGGATTTGTCTTTGGTTCTGGCACATCAGCCTATCAG GTAGAAGGAGCTGCTGAGGAAGACGGGAGAACTCGTAGCATTTGGGATGTTTTTGCTCATACAG GACACTCTGGAGGAGCAACAGGGGATGTTGCATGTGACCAATATCACAAATACAAG GAAGATGTGAAGCTCATGGTAGACATTGGATTGGATGCTTACAGATTTTCCATATCCTGGTCTAGGCTTTTACCAA GTGGAAGAGGACCAGTGAATCCCAAGGGGTTACAATATTACAACAATCTTATTGATGAGTTGATCACTCATG GAATCCAGCCGCACGTTACATTGCACCACTTTGATCTTCCACAAGTCCTAGAAGATGAGTATGGAGGTTGGCTCAGCCGAGAAAGCGT GAGAGACTTCACAGCTTATGCAGATACTTGTTTCAAGGAGTTTGGAGATAGAGTGTTGCACTGGACTACATTGAACGAACTCAACGTGTTTGCACTTGGTGGGTATGACCAGGGAGTAACACCTCCTGGTCGATGCTCTCTTCCATTTGGACTTAACTGTACCGAAGGAAACTCTTCCACTGAGCCTTACATTGCTGTACACAATATGTTGCTTGCACACGCTTCTGCCACAAACTTATACAAGAAACAGTACcag CATAAGCAGCACGGTTCGGTGGGCCTTAGCATATACACATACGGTGCTGCCCCCTTACGTAACTCTACAGAGGACAAGCAAGCAACAGCTAGATTAAATGACTTCTTTATTGGTTG gGTCTTACATCCGCTGGTGTTTGGAGATTATCCTGAGACGATGAAGACCAATGTTGGGTCTAGATTACCTGCTTTTACagaggatgagtctgaacaagTTAAGGGTGCAATCGATTTTGTAGGAGTGATAAACTACATGGCACTTTACGTCAAGGATAACTCTTCCTCTCTGAAACAAAGTCTCCATGATTTCAACATAGACATGGCTGTGGAACTGACCT TGGTTGAAAACACATCTTTCAATAATGAG TATGCAAATACACCATGGAGTCTGCAACAAGTACTGCTGTATATCAAAGAAAACTATGGCAACCCTCCTATCTACATCGCAGAGAATGGTCAGATGACTCCTCAAAGCTCATCACTCGAGGACACGTCGAGAATACAGTATCTGAGCTCACACATTGAAGCagtgctacattcactcag CAGGAAAGGAGCGAACGTAAGAGGGTATTTTCAGTGGTCGTTGATGGATTTGTATGAGGTATTTGGAGGGTATAACATGAGTTATGGATTATATTACGTGGACTTCAAGGATCCATATCTAAAGAGGTACCCTAAACTCTCTGCTCACTGGTACTCTTCCTTTCTGGGAGGAACTCTTCATCATCGGTCGCATGCTTTATCTTCAGCTATCTGA
- the LOC106401914 gene encoding E3 ubiquitin-protein ligase BAH1 isoform X1: MKFCKKYEEYMQGQKEKKNLPGVGFKKLKKILKRCRRRDHRIASINHQHGNNCPRECTVCDGTFFPELLKEMEDVVGWFNENAKKLLELHLASRFKKCLTWLKGNNRKKSHLGLIQEGKDLVSYALINSVAIRKILKKYDKIHESSQGQAFKTQVQKMHIEILQSPWLCELMAFHINLKETQNDCSGAVLASPPPALFDGCSLVFDDGKPLLSCELSDSVKVDIDLTCSICLDTVFDPISLTCGHIYCYMCACSAASVNVVDGLKTADPSEKCPLCREVCVYKGAVHLDELSILLKRSRREYWEERRKTERAERLKQAKEYWDYQCRSFTGI, encoded by the exons ATGAAGTTTTGTAAGAAGTACGAGGAGTACATGCAAGGacaaaaggagaagaagaatctaCCTGGCGTCGGATTCAAGAAGCTCAAGAAAATTCTCAAGAGATGCAGAAGAAGAGATCATCGGATTGCTTCAATCAATCACCAACATGGCAACAACTGTCCTCGTGAATGCACAG TTTGTGATGGAACCTTCTTCCCGGAGCTTCTCAAGGAGATGGAAGATGTTGTGGGATGGTTTAACGAGAATGCTAAGAAGCTTCTCGAGTTACATTTAGCTTCTCGTTTCAAAAAATGTCTTACTTGGCTCAAAGGCAATAACCGCAAAAAGAGCCATCTCGGTTTGATCCAAGAAGGCAAAGACTTGGTTAGCTACGCCCTCATCAACTCGGTCGCCATTagaaaaatcctaaaaaaataCGACAAg ATTCATGAGTCTAGCCAAGGACAAGCGTTTAAGACACAGGTCCAGAAAATGCATATCGAAATCCTTCAATCACCGTGGCTATGCGAGCTCATGGCGTTTCACATCAACCTGAAAGAGACTCAGAACGACTGCTCTGGAGCTGTTTTGGCTTCTCCTCCTCCTGCACTGTTTGATGGTTGCTCTTTGGTGTTTGATGATGGAAAGCCTTTGCTTTCCTGCGAGCTCTCTGATTCTGTAAAAGTTGACATCGACTTGACTTGTTCAATATGCTTG gacaCGGTGTTTGATCCGATATCTTTAACCTGCGGTCACATATATTGCTACATGTGTGCTTGTTCTGCTGCATCAGTGAACGTAGTAGATGGCTTGAAAACTGCAGACCCGTCCGAAAAATGCCCGCTTTGCCGTGAG GTTTGTGTTTATAAAGGTGCTGTTCACTTGGACGAGCTCAGTATCTTGCTTAAGCGAAG CCGCCGAGAGTACTGGGAAGAGAGGCGTAAAACAGAGAGAGCAGAGAGGTTAAAACAAGCCAAAGAGTATTGGGATTATCAATGCCGAAGCTTCACTGGAATATAG
- the LOC106401914 gene encoding E3 ubiquitin-protein ligase BAH1 isoform X2, whose product MKFCKKYEEYMQGQKEKKNLPGVGFKKLKKILKRCRRRDHRIASINHQHGNNCPRECTVCDGTFFPELLKEMEDVVGWFNENAKKLLELHLASRFKKCLTWLKGNNRKKSHLGLIQEGKDLVSYALINSVAIRKILKKYDKIHESSQGQAFKTQVQKMHIEILQSPWLCELMAFHINLKETQNDCSGAVLASPPPALFDGCSLVFDDGKPLLSCELSDSVKVDIDLTCSICLDTVFDPISLTCGHIYCYMCACSAASVNVVDGLKTADPSEKCPLCREFTHSMTGLCL is encoded by the exons ATGAAGTTTTGTAAGAAGTACGAGGAGTACATGCAAGGacaaaaggagaagaagaatctaCCTGGCGTCGGATTCAAGAAGCTCAAGAAAATTCTCAAGAGATGCAGAAGAAGAGATCATCGGATTGCTTCAATCAATCACCAACATGGCAACAACTGTCCTCGTGAATGCACAG TTTGTGATGGAACCTTCTTCCCGGAGCTTCTCAAGGAGATGGAAGATGTTGTGGGATGGTTTAACGAGAATGCTAAGAAGCTTCTCGAGTTACATTTAGCTTCTCGTTTCAAAAAATGTCTTACTTGGCTCAAAGGCAATAACCGCAAAAAGAGCCATCTCGGTTTGATCCAAGAAGGCAAAGACTTGGTTAGCTACGCCCTCATCAACTCGGTCGCCATTagaaaaatcctaaaaaaataCGACAAg ATTCATGAGTCTAGCCAAGGACAAGCGTTTAAGACACAGGTCCAGAAAATGCATATCGAAATCCTTCAATCACCGTGGCTATGCGAGCTCATGGCGTTTCACATCAACCTGAAAGAGACTCAGAACGACTGCTCTGGAGCTGTTTTGGCTTCTCCTCCTCCTGCACTGTTTGATGGTTGCTCTTTGGTGTTTGATGATGGAAAGCCTTTGCTTTCCTGCGAGCTCTCTGATTCTGTAAAAGTTGACATCGACTTGACTTGTTCAATATGCTTG gacaCGGTGTTTGATCCGATATCTTTAACCTGCGGTCACATATATTGCTACATGTGTGCTTGTTCTGCTGCATCAGTGAACGTAGTAGATGGCTTGAAAACTGCAGACCCGTCCGAAAAATGCCCGCTTTGCCGTGAG TTCACCCATTCGATGACAGGTTTGTGTTTATAA
- the LOC125587376 gene encoding nucleolar protein 16-like translates to MARSRRKYKNSRAKVRVALPKKNPNIFKPAFNFPPKLRALMADDVPEWDDQASVIQNYKSFGVISNPNLLGIRSRTDHMIQDDSLNVPPPPEPPSDDPVAKEFEPIDSGSELEEDDLKTALGKQRKDGKSAPLQPLTTMQRTHIRRLVEKHGDDIESMYRDRKLNSMQHSVATLQKLCTRYHMYKDKNPVLVPF, encoded by the exons atggcgagGTCAAGGAGGAAGTACAAGAACTCGAGGGCCAAAGTACGCGTCgctctccccaagaagaacccaaaCATCTTCAAACCAGCTTTCAACTTCCCTCCCAAGCTCCGAGCTCTCATGGCCGACGACGTCCCCGAGTGGGACGATCAAGCCAGCGTCATCCAGAACTACAAATCCTTCGGCGTCATCTCCAACCCTAACTTGCTCGGCATCCGATCTCGCACCGATCATATGATCCAGGACGACTCCCTCAACGTCCCCCCACCTCCTGAGCCGCCGTCCGATGATCCCGTTGCCAAGGAGTTCGAGCCCATCGATTCCGGTAGCGAGCTCGAGGAAGACG ATCTTAAGACAGCACTGGGTAAGCAAAGAAAAGATGGAAAGAGTGCTCCTTTACAGCCACTTACTACTATGCAACGTACTCATATTAGACGCTTGGTCGAGAAACATGGTGATGACATTGAG TCCATGTACCGGGACAGGAAGCTAAACTCGATGCAGCATTCGGTTGCAACTCTACAGAAGCTGTGCACAAGATATCACATGTACAAGGATAAGAACCCTGTTTTAGTTCCATTCTGA
- the LOC106397871 gene encoding beta-glucosidase 11 isoform X2 — protein sequence MCISVLSLPKFLLGFNFLRLYSSNETTEMKLLNNNSLIVLLLLLILAFTEVSSLEEGYSRDDFPPGFVFGSGTSAYQVEGAAEEDGRTRSIWDVFAHTGHSGGATGDVACDQYHKYKEDVKLMVDIGLDAYRFSISWSRLLPSGRGPVNPKGLQYYNNLIDELITHGIQPHVTLHHFDLPQVLEDEYGGWLSRESVRDFTAYADTCFKEFGDRVLHWTTLNELNVFALGGYDQGVTPPGRCSLPFGLNCTEGNSSTEPYIAVHNMLLAHASATNLYKKQYQHKQHGSVGLSIYTYGAAPLRNSTEDKQATARLNDFFIGWVLHPLVFGDYPETMKTNVGSRLPAFTEDESEQVKGAIDFVGVINYMALYVKDNSSSLKQSLHDFNIDMAVELTLVENTSFNNEYANTPWSLQQVLLYIKENYGNPPIYIAENGQMTPQSSSLEDTSRIQYLSSHIEAVLHSLRKGANVRGYFQWSLMDLYEVFGGYNMSYGLYYVDFKDPYLKRYPKLSAHWYSSFLGGTLHHRSHALSSAI from the exons ATGTGTATATCTGTCCTTTCCTTACCAAAGTTTCTACTAGGTTTTAATTTTCTTCGTCTGTACAGCAGCAACGAGACCACAGAGATGAAGCTATTGAACAATAATAGTCTCATCGTTCTCCTTCTTTTGCTGATTTTGGCATTTACCGAAGTATCATCCCTTGAAGAAGGGTACAGCAGAGATGATTTCCCTCCAGGATTTGTCTTTGGTTCTGGCACATCAGCCTATCAG GTAGAAGGAGCTGCTGAGGAAGACGGGAGAACTCGTAGCATTTGGGATGTTTTTGCTCATACAG GACACTCTGGAGGAGCAACAGGGGATGTTGCATGTGACCAATATCACAAATACAAG GAAGATGTGAAGCTCATGGTAGACATTGGATTGGATGCTTACAGATTTTCCATATCCTGGTCTAGGCTTTTACCAA GTGGAAGAGGACCAGTGAATCCCAAGGGGTTACAATATTACAACAATCTTATTGATGAGTTGATCACTCATG GAATCCAGCCGCACGTTACATTGCACCACTTTGATCTTCCACAAGTCCTAGAAGATGAGTATGGAGGTTGGCTCAGCCGAGAAAGCGT GAGAGACTTCACAGCTTATGCAGATACTTGTTTCAAGGAGTTTGGAGATAGAGTGTTGCACTGGACTACATTGAACGAACTCAACGTGTTTGCACTTGGTGGGTATGACCAGGGAGTAACACCTCCTGGTCGATGCTCTCTTCCATTTGGACTTAACTGTACCGAAGGAAACTCTTCCACTGAGCCTTACATTGCTGTACACAATATGTTGCTTGCACACGCTTCTGCCACAAACTTATACAAGAAACAGTACcag CATAAGCAGCACGGTTCGGTGGGCCTTAGCATATACACATACGGTGCTGCCCCCTTACGTAACTCTACAGAGGACAAGCAAGCAACAGCTAGATTAAATGACTTCTTTATTGGTTG gGTCTTACATCCGCTGGTGTTTGGAGATTATCCTGAGACGATGAAGACCAATGTTGGGTCTAGATTACCTGCTTTTACagaggatgagtctgaacaagTTAAGGGTGCAATCGATTTTGTAGGAGTGATAAACTACATGGCACTTTACGTCAAGGATAACTCTTCCTCTCTGAAACAAAGTCTCCATGATTTCAACATAGACATGGCTGTGGAACTGACCT TGGTTGAAAACACATCTTTCAATAATGAG TATGCAAATACACCATGGAGTCTGCAACAAGTACTGCTGTATATCAAAGAAAACTATGGCAACCCTCCTATCTACATCGCAGAGAATGGTCAGATGACTCCTCAAAGCTCATCACTCGAGGACACGTCGAGAATACAGTATCTGAGCTCACACATTGAAGCagtgctacattcactcag GAAAGGAGCGAACGTAAGAGGGTATTTTCAGTGGTCGTTGATGGATTTGTATGAGGTATTTGGAGGGTATAACATGAGTTATGGATTATATTACGTGGACTTCAAGGATCCATATCTAAAGAGGTACCCTAAACTCTCTGCTCACTGGTACTCTTCCTTTCTGGGAGGAACTCTTCATCATCGGTCGCATGCTTTATCTTCAGCTATCTGA
- the LOC106399304 gene encoding 60S ribosomal protein L22-3 produces MARGAAVKSSAKKKGVSFVIDCSKPVDDKIMEIPTLEKFLQERIKVGGKPGALGDAVSITTAKGKITVTADSTFSKRYLKYLTKKYLKKYNIRDWLRVIASNKDRNLYELRYFNIEDDAAGEEED; encoded by the exons ATGGCTCGAGGAGCGGCGGTGAAGTCGAGTGCGAAGAAGAAAGGAGTGTCGTTCGTAATCGACTGCTCTAAACCAGTGGATGATAAGATCATGGAGATCCCCACGCTCGAGAAGTTTCTTCAGGAACGAATCAAGGTCGGAGGCAAACCCGGAGCTCTCGGTGACGCCGTTTCCATCACAACCGCCAAGGGAAAGATCACCGTCACCGCCGATTCCACCTTCTCCAAACG gtACTTGAAGTATCTGACGAAGAAGTATTTGAAGAAGTACAACATCCGTGATTGGCTCCGCGTGATTGCGTCGAACAAAGACAGGAACCTCTATGAGCTAAGGTACTTCAACATCGAAGACGATGCAGCTGGTGAGGAAGAAGATTAA